A single bacterium DNA region contains:
- a CDS encoding uroporphyrinogen decarboxylase family protein — MTAKERIKKAFANNGEPDRVPVEPGLDFDTLTDLSGLDYWEYKEQGHNEFSSLISWCDRLGFDLYHYAAEIPEPNPPENVKVSTKSWEEKDIRIAETSVVTSLGQIYECRRYPRNNPEYSNKKFIKNIHADWPVFREYFGTGWRVHPRYFEEYASVGDRGVVGAVVHSPIDWWQEYRNGGIEQVIYDFYDTPREMEEIIEYYQHQSCGYLQELAKLNPKPDFVMIHGSNCSASVISPDIFKKYALPYIKEAATLLKNVGILSLFHVCGKSREWLDLVADTDLNVIDALEVPPAGNVDLAEVKRLYGGRLCLKGNVSAMIMVFGTRQQVRDEVKRCIDSAACGGGFMLGVGDSIGPKANIDNIEEMVKTAIEYGKL, encoded by the coding sequence ATGACAGCAAAAGAGCGTATTAAGAAGGCATTTGCAAATAATGGCGAACCAGACCGTGTGCCGGTAGAACCGGGTCTTGATTTTGATACCTTGACTGACCTCTCCGGGCTCGATTACTGGGAATACAAAGAACAGGGTCACAACGAGTTCAGCAGTTTGATATCATGGTGCGACCGATTAGGTTTTGATCTCTACCACTATGCAGCTGAGATTCCCGAACCGAACCCTCCTGAGAATGTTAAAGTGTCTACAAAAAGTTGGGAAGAGAAAGATATTCGCATTGCCGAGACAAGCGTTGTAACTTCTCTTGGACAAATATACGAATGTCGTCGCTATCCCCGGAACAATCCCGAATACTCCAACAAAAAATTTATCAAGAATATACATGCTGATTGGCCTGTTTTTCGTGAGTATTTTGGCACTGGCTGGCGAGTTCATCCTAGATATTTTGAAGAATATGCGAGTGTTGGAGATCGCGGGGTTGTCGGAGCTGTCGTTCACAGTCCAATTGACTGGTGGCAGGAATATCGTAATGGCGGAATTGAACAGGTAATTTATGATTTTTACGATACACCAAGAGAGATGGAAGAAATTATTGAGTATTACCAACACCAGAGCTGCGGATACCTTCAGGAGTTAGCGAAGCTGAATCCTAAGCCTGATTTTGTGATGATTCACGGCTCGAATTGTTCTGCGAGCGTGATATCACCGGATATCTTTAAAAAATACGCGCTTCCATATATTAAGGAAGCTGCAACTCTACTCAAAAATGTCGGGATATTGAGTCTATTCCATGTATGCGGCAAGTCCAGAGAATGGCTTGACCTTGTGGCTGATACCGATTTAAACGTGATCGATGCCCTGGAGGTTCCTCCTGCAGGCAATGTTGATTTAGCAGAGGTAAAAAGACTTTATGGTGGGCGGCTTTGCCTAAAGGGAAATGTTTCGGCAATGATAATGGTCTTTGGCACCAGACAGCAGGTTCGCGATGAGGTCAAGCGATGTATAGATTCCGCCGCCTGTGGAGGAGGCTTTATGCTTGGTGTTGGCGATAGCATTGGACCCAAAGCGAATATCGATAATATTGAGGAAATGGTCAAGACAGCTATTGAATATGGGAAACTCTAA
- a CDS encoding amidohydrolase family protein has protein sequence MIDIHMHIGKLYFDKPLEPAQLLDFMDKNGIEKAVLLPIENPEATVYYVTTEYVLDICEKYPDKFIPFCNVDPRRVQVDRIIKEYKERGCKGFGELLAGLYVDDLRMQKIYKTCGELGLPIIFDLYSITCLDDIGLPRYENMIKRFPKTIFIGHGPHFWAEISSDFDLIKISYPKGKVKSPGAVERILSKYPNAYADISAGSGFNALTRDPEFGYRFLEEFQDKLFFGSDICNINQIDKVNENSFYLNNALKEGKISKLAYKKIAEGNTKRILKL, from the coding sequence ATGATAGACATTCATATGCATATTGGAAAATTGTATTTTGATAAACCGCTGGAGCCAGCACAATTATTAGATTTTATGGATAAAAATGGTATTGAGAAGGCGGTGCTTCTACCCATTGAAAATCCGGAAGCCACAGTTTACTATGTAACGACTGAATATGTTCTTGATATTTGCGAGAAATACCCTGATAAATTTATTCCTTTCTGTAATGTAGACCCACGAAGAGTTCAAGTTGACAGAATAATAAAAGAGTATAAAGAAAGAGGCTGCAAAGGATTTGGAGAACTTCTGGCAGGGCTCTATGTGGATGACTTGCGGATGCAGAAGATATATAAGACATGCGGAGAGTTAGGATTACCGATTATTTTTGATCTTTACAGCATAACTTGTCTTGATGATATTGGGCTTCCCAGATATGAGAATATGATAAAAAGGTTCCCTAAAACTATATTTATTGGTCATGGTCCGCATTTCTGGGCGGAGATTTCTTCAGACTTTGACTTGATAAAAATAAGTTATCCAAAGGGAAAAGTAAAAAGTCCTGGAGCAGTTGAAAGAATTCTTTCAAAATATCCCAATGCCTATGCTGATATATCCGCTGGCAGTGGATTTAATGCTTTAACGAGAGACCCTGAATTTGGCTATAGGTTTCTTGAAGAATTTCAGGATAAACTATTTTTTGGGTCGGATATCTGTAATATTAACCAGATCGATAAAGTTAATGAGAACAGTTTTTATTTAAACAATGCTTTAAAAGAAGGGAAAATATCTAAGCTGGCATACAAAAAAATAGCTGAGGGTAATACCAAAAGAATTCTGAAGCTATAA
- a CDS encoding YicC/YloC family endoribonuclease: protein MLHSMTGFGSAEVCSKFGYFLVEIQSLNSRFCDIVVKLPSELSMFEIRLRKLIEKKLARGRISFFLKWTKSDDFQLPHINKTLATIYSDRLKLLKKELKLTGEIDIQTLVRFDGVIYTEDAKIQGEKVWADLEKDINKALNSVNLMRMKEGTLLQKNIIKYVNSIKISMKKIENRQPIVLKKSREKLIKSMKETLKKLNIGDSGTIDKEKFLHGLPIYTNCTDISEEITRIRSHIHQFLSLVNSSKITGRNLDFIVQELNREINTLGSKANDVIIAREAITVKNKLEKIKEQIQNVL, encoded by the coding sequence ATGCTACATAGCATGACAGGATTTGGAAGCGCAGAAGTGTGTTCTAAGTTTGGATACTTTTTAGTAGAGATTCAGAGTCTAAATTCCAGGTTTTGTGATATTGTTGTAAAACTTCCCAGCGAGCTCTCAATGTTTGAGATAAGACTAAGGAAACTAATTGAAAAAAAACTTGCTCGCGGAAGGATTAGTTTTTTTCTCAAATGGACTAAATCTGATGACTTCCAACTTCCTCACATTAATAAGACACTGGCGACAATCTACTCTGATAGGCTAAAGCTACTGAAAAAAGAACTTAAATTAACAGGGGAGATAGACATTCAAACACTGGTGCGCTTTGACGGTGTTATATATACTGAAGACGCAAAAATACAAGGAGAAAAGGTATGGGCTGATTTAGAAAAGGACATTAATAAGGCTCTGAATAGCGTTAATCTGATGCGTATGAAAGAAGGCACACTACTTCAGAAAAACATAATAAAATATGTAAATAGCATAAAAATAAGCATGAAAAAAATAGAAAACAGACAGCCAATTGTACTTAAAAAATCCAGAGAAAAACTAATCAAAAGCATGAAAGAAACATTGAAGAAGTTAAATATAGGTGACTCAGGAACAATAGACAAAGAGAAGTTTCTGCATGGACTACCAATATACACTAATTGTACGGACATTTCCGAAGAGATTACAAGAATAAGAAGCCACATACACCAGTTTTTAAGTTTGGTTAATTCGTCTAAAATAACTGGAAGGAATCTTGATTTTATAGTTCAGGAACTCAACAGAGAAATAAATACACTAGGCTCAAAAGCGAATGACGTAATTATTGCTAGAGAGGCCATAACAGTAAAAAACAAACTGGAAAAAATAAAGGAGCAGATACAAAATGTCCTCTAA
- the gmk gene encoding guanylate kinase: protein MSSKKGLLIVISGPSGVGKTTLRQKLLTQYPEIKYSVSVTTRRPRKSELNGHDYVFVSMKKFKKDIEKGCFAEWAEVGGNLYGTSKNFIENTINSGYDVLLDIDVQGASQLRKLYYENGVFIFISPPSIDTLRNRLNLRKTDSEQEIDARIMLAKKEIKERNNYNYVLVNKDLNKTLEDLSRIISSEKHNKMNRKNENRK, encoded by the coding sequence ATGTCCTCTAAAAAGGGTCTATTAATCGTTATATCCGGCCCTTCTGGAGTAGGGAAAACCACTTTAAGGCAAAAGTTATTAACCCAATATCCTGAAATAAAATATTCAGTATCTGTTACAACAAGAAGACCACGAAAATCGGAACTCAATGGACATGATTATGTGTTTGTGTCTATGAAAAAGTTTAAGAAGGATATTGAAAAAGGGTGCTTTGCAGAATGGGCTGAAGTAGGAGGCAACCTTTACGGTACTTCAAAGAACTTTATAGAAAATACTATTAATTCTGGATATGACGTTCTTTTGGATATAGATGTTCAAGGTGCATCTCAACTTAGAAAATTGTATTATGAAAATGGTGTTTTCATCTTCATAAGTCCACCTTCTATTGATACATTGAGAAACAGATTGAACTTGAGAAAAACTGATTCTGAGCAAGAAATAGATGCAAGAATTATGCTTGCAAAAAAGGAAATTAAAGAGCGCAATAATTATAATTATGTACTAGTAAATAAAGATCTAAACAAAACACTAGAAGATCTATCTCGCATAATCAGCTCTGAAAAGCACAACAAGATGAATAGAAAAAATGAAAATAGAAAATAG
- the rplT gene encoding 50S ribosomal protein L20, producing the protein MSRVKGAVASKRRHKKFLKMAKGYWGRRGKNYRTARETVERGLVYSYRDRKVKKRDFRSLWIVRINAAVRPYKLSYSAFINGLTKAKVELNRKILADLAITNPIAFERLVEVSKKHLAKK; encoded by the coding sequence ATGAGTAGAGTAAAGGGGGCTGTTGCTTCCAAAAGAAGACACAAAAAATTTCTTAAAATGGCAAAGGGCTACTGGGGAAGACGCGGCAAGAATTACAGGACTGCGAGAGAAACTGTAGAAAGAGGGCTTGTTTATTCGTACAGGGATCGCAAAGTAAAGAAAAGAGATTTTAGAAGCTTATGGATTGTGCGAATAAACGCAGCAGTGAGGCCGTATAAATTGTCCTACAGTGCTTTCATAAATGGTCTTACAAAAGCAAAAGTAGAATTGAATAGGAAGATTCTTGCTGATTTAGCGATAACAAATCCTATAGCATTTGAGCGCCTGGTAGAAGTTTCAAAAAAGCATTTGGCAAAAAAATAA
- the rpmI gene encoding 50S ribosomal protein L35: MPKLKTHRGAAKRFKLTGKGKIKRRKAYTSHILTKKTTKRKRHLRSPAILVKGDHKRIRKLLGV; this comes from the coding sequence ATGCCAAAGTTAAAGACACATCGTGGAGCAGCTAAGAGATTTAAGCTGACTGGAAAAGGGAAAATAAAACGAAGAAAAGCATATACCAGTCATATCTTGACCAAGAAAACCACAAAAAGAAAGAGGCATTTACGAAGTCCTGCCATTCTAGTTAAAGGGGATCACAAAAGAATAAGGAAGCTTTTAGGAGTATAG
- the infC gene encoding translation initiation factor IF-3 has protein sequence MVGLDKEQLGILAIEDALRIAEEKGLDLVQVSSESSPPVCRVMDYDKYRYEQIKRGKEARKKQKTVELKEIKFKPNIEENDYQVKLRHVKEFLADRNKVKITLMFRGREMSHKEIGRRILERLTGDVSEQGEIDQPISSLGKRIMVMVLSPKGSTEKKQ, from the coding sequence TTGGTTGGGTTGGATAAGGAACAGCTCGGAATTTTGGCTATTGAAGATGCCTTAAGAATTGCAGAAGAAAAAGGTCTTGACCTGGTTCAGGTTTCCTCGGAGTCTTCTCCCCCGGTTTGCCGGGTAATGGATTATGATAAGTATAGGTATGAGCAAATAAAACGGGGAAAGGAAGCCCGCAAAAAACAGAAGACCGTAGAATTAAAAGAAATTAAATTTAAACCGAATATAGAAGAAAACGATTATCAGGTAAAGTTAAGACATGTTAAGGAATTCCTTGCAGACAGGAACAAGGTTAAAATAACACTTATGTTCCGCGGCAGAGAAATGTCTCATAAAGAGATCGGCAGACGGATACTCGAAAGGCTTACCGGGGATGTGTCTGAGCAAGGAGAGATAGATCAGCCTATTTCTTCGCTTGGTAAGAGAATTATGGTTATGGTATTAAGCCCAAAAGGGAGTACAGAAAAAAAGCAGTAG
- the rpsO gene encoding 30S ribosomal protein S15 yields the protein MAISTDEKKEVIVKFMAHEGDTGSPEVQIALITGRINNLTRHFSSFKKDHNSRRGLLKLVGNRRRLLDYLKKKDAKRYLTVIDKLKLRK from the coding sequence GTGGCAATATCCACGGATGAGAAAAAAGAAGTCATAGTAAAGTTTATGGCACATGAAGGCGATACCGGATCTCCAGAGGTTCAGATTGCTTTGATAACAGGGAGAATTAATAATTTAACAAGGCATTTTTCGAGTTTTAAAAAAGACCATAATTCAAGGCGTGGGTTGTTGAAACTTGTAGGAAACAGGAGACGCTTGCTGGATTATCTTAAAAAGAAAGATGCCAAAAGATACTTAACAGTTATTGATAAATTGAAGCTTCGTAAATAA
- a CDS encoding bifunctional riboflavin kinase/FAD synthetase produces the protein MDIIKKLVPLKDRYPRAVLAMGNFDGMHVGHKRIIDRVIEEAKKINGTSIILTFTPHPIKVLKPGVMDLLLTSEEHKIKLIEKTGIDVCVSIDFTSIAGMGAREFVLEVLCNYLHVQKIYVGFNYRFGVGQQGNVKLLKQMGEKNNFSVGIIKPVKISGEIVSSTKVRECIREGNLDKASRLLGRRYSVMGNVSRGCGISRDIDFPTANIYCDNEVTPPEGVYAAYAIIHINNKRSVYKAVLDARKHNSKFFLEVYIFGLKADLYGKTIEVFFIKKLRDRFKFQCREYAKKQIICDAAQARKILEKYDFQG, from the coding sequence ATGGATATTATAAAGAAACTTGTTCCCTTAAAAGATAGATATCCACGTGCAGTGCTGGCAATGGGTAATTTTGATGGTATGCATGTTGGTCATAAGAGGATTATTGACAGAGTAATAGAGGAAGCTAAAAAAATTAATGGGACAAGTATTATTCTGACATTTACACCGCATCCTATTAAAGTACTAAAGCCAGGAGTAATGGATTTACTGCTTACGTCTGAAGAACATAAGATAAAACTTATTGAAAAAACAGGGATAGACGTTTGTGTATCTATAGATTTTACCTCAATTGCAGGTATGGGAGCTCGGGAGTTTGTATTAGAAGTTCTATGTAATTATCTCCATGTTCAGAAAATATATGTAGGATTCAACTATAGATTCGGTGTTGGTCAACAGGGAAATGTGAAGTTACTAAAGCAAATGGGTGAGAAAAATAACTTTAGTGTTGGCATTATAAAGCCTGTGAAAATTTCAGGTGAAATTGTTAGCAGTACCAAAGTTCGGGAATGTATCAGGGAAGGAAATTTAGACAAGGCATCTAGATTGCTTGGGCGCAGATATTCGGTAATGGGAAACGTCTCCAGAGGCTGTGGAATTTCCAGGGATATAGATTTCCCTACTGCTAATATATATTGTGATAATGAAGTAACGCCGCCGGAAGGAGTGTATGCAGCATATGCCATAATACACATAAATAATAAACGTTCAGTCTATAAAGCTGTACTAGATGCAAGAAAACATAATAGCAAATTTTTTCTAGAAGTATATATATTCGGTCTTAAAGCAGACCTTTACGGAAAAACTATAGAGGTTTTTTTTATTAAAAAATTGCGGGATAGATTCAAATTTCAGTGCAGGGAGTATGCAAAAAAGCAGATAATTTGTGATGCGGCTCAAGCAAGGAAGATTTTAGAAAAATATGATTTTCAGGGTTAA
- the truB gene encoding tRNA pseudouridine(55) synthase TruB produces the protein MDGILNIDKPKDWTSHDVVAKIRGHFKIKKVGHAGTLDPNATGVLLICLGRATKKASFLTEQKKTYEGTLLLGTTTDTQDIKGEIIRRIKVEKVDTELLSSILEDLTGDISQIPPMYSAVHYKGERLYKLARKGIKVNPEPRKVHIYSIELLSINIPEISIRVACSKGTYIRTLANTIGEKLGYGACLKDLRRIQIGSFHVRDSLTLNNVLDTKDLKDVWIL, from the coding sequence ATGGACGGAATTTTAAATATAGATAAACCAAAAGACTGGACATCGCACGATGTTGTAGCTAAGATAAGAGGCCACTTCAAAATAAAGAAGGTCGGCCACGCTGGAACTCTGGATCCTAACGCAACAGGAGTTTTACTGATTTGTCTCGGAAGAGCTACTAAAAAAGCAAGTTTTCTGACAGAACAAAAAAAAACATATGAAGGAACGCTTTTACTGGGAACTACAACCGATACTCAGGACATTAAAGGGGAAATAATAAGAAGAATTAAGGTAGAGAAGGTTGATACTGAATTATTATCCAGTATTTTAGAAGACTTAACCGGAGATATCTCTCAGATACCGCCTATGTATTCAGCTGTTCATTACAAAGGAGAGAGATTGTATAAACTGGCCAGAAAGGGGATAAAAGTAAATCCTGAACCACGCAAGGTACATATTTATAGCATAGAATTGTTAAGTATCAATATCCCTGAAATTTCCATTCGTGTTGCATGTTCTAAGGGAACATATATCCGCACTCTTGCTAATACAATTGGAGAAAAGCTTGGCTATGGAGCGTGTCTTAAGGATCTGAGAAGAATTCAGATTGGGAGTTTTCATGTTAGGGATTCTCTGACGCTGAATAACGTACTGGATACTAAAGATCTGAAAGATGTATGGATATTATAA
- a CDS encoding Fe-S-containing hydro-lyase, which yields MKKTQIVNVPLTKELRCGLRAGDRVLISGAIYTARDMAHKRLVEAIKKERKLPFDLHNQIIYYTGPTPAKKGKIIGSCGPTTSLRMDKYTPMLLGAGLGGVIGKGQRSADVISALRKYKSVYFAAIGGAGALLSQKVKSKKFVAYKDLGCEAIYKLELKEFPVVVAVDAYGRSIYGRNFKYR from the coding sequence ATGAAAAAAACACAAATAGTGAATGTCCCTTTAACGAAAGAGCTCAGGTGTGGTCTGCGAGCAGGCGATAGAGTTCTTATAAGTGGTGCTATCTATACAGCGAGGGACATGGCTCACAAAAGGTTAGTAGAGGCAATCAAGAAAGAGAGGAAATTACCCTTTGATCTGCATAATCAGATAATCTACTACACAGGGCCTACGCCTGCCAAAAAAGGGAAAATCATAGGCTCATGCGGGCCAACTACGAGTCTCAGAATGGATAAATATACTCCAATGTTACTTGGCGCTGGGCTTGGAGGAGTAATTGGTAAAGGTCAGAGATCAGCAGACGTTATAAGTGCGCTTCGCAAGTATAAGTCCGTATACTTTGCTGCAATAGGTGGTGCAGGAGCGCTTTTGTCTCAAAAGGTAAAAAGCAAGAAATTTGTAGCTTATAAAGATCTAGGATGTGAGGCGATTTATAAGCTGGAACTGAAAGAGTTTCCAGTTGTTGTGGCAGTTGATGCCTATGGCAGGAGTATTTATGGACGGAATTTTAAATATAGATAA
- a CDS encoding fumarate hydratase gives MRIVKIKTITDAVAELCVKSNYELPKDVTDKIKKAKIREKSELGKYCFLQIMRNLRIAKMKKVPICQDTGMVVVFVEIGQDVHITGGRLTDAINKGVRVGYKRGYLRSSIVDDPIFVRKNTGDNTPAVIHTSITSGSKIRITVVPKGFGSENMSKLTVLKPTEGAEGVKKFVVDTVKQAGANPCPPSIVGVGIGGTIEKAAMLAKEALIRPLNVHNPDAKIARLERQILIEINKLGIGPQGFGGSITALSVNIKTYPTHIAGLPVAVNIGCYVSRHASVML, from the coding sequence ATGAGAATTGTTAAAATAAAAACAATAACAGACGCAGTGGCTGAGCTTTGTGTTAAGTCCAATTATGAACTCCCCAAAGATGTTACGGATAAAATAAAAAAGGCAAAGATCAGAGAGAAGTCTGAGCTTGGCAAGTATTGTTTTCTCCAGATAATGCGTAACCTGCGTATAGCTAAAATGAAGAAGGTTCCTATTTGTCAGGATACAGGCATGGTAGTTGTTTTTGTGGAAATAGGGCAGGATGTTCATATAACAGGAGGCAGGCTTACTGATGCAATAAATAAAGGGGTAAGAGTTGGGTATAAAAGAGGATATCTGCGTAGTTCTATTGTAGATGATCCAATATTTGTCCGCAAGAATACAGGAGATAATACGCCTGCTGTTATACATACAAGCATCACCTCTGGAAGCAAAATCAGGATTACTGTTGTTCCCAAGGGATTTGGAAGTGAGAATATGAGCAAACTGACTGTGCTTAAACCGACGGAAGGGGCGGAAGGAGTGAAGAAATTTGTTGTAGATACAGTAAAACAGGCAGGCGCTAACCCGTGCCCACCAAGCATAGTGGGTGTTGGTATCGGGGGAACAATTGAAAAAGCAGCAATGCTTGCTAAAGAGGCTTTAATAAGGCCTCTCAACGTACATAATCCGGATGCAAAAATAGCCAGATTAGAGAGACAAATACTTATAGAAATAAATAAGCTTGGTATTGGGCCTCAAGGCTTTGGAGGCAGCATAACTGCTTTAAGTGTAAATATAAAGACATATCCTACTCATATTGCAGGATTGCCTGTTGCAGTGAATATTGGCTGTTATGTGTCAAGACATGCAAGTGTGATGCTATGA
- the queD gene encoding 6-carboxytetrahydropterin synthase QueD yields MYTVRVTDSFAAAHSLKFAQSKCENLHGHNWKVEVFVCGKGLDKSGMLMDFDELKAILREIISRLDHKNLDDLQFLRGRSPSSEVIAEHIFSELIPNIPEKLLVKEVRVWESTDSCASYTSDK; encoded by the coding sequence ATGTATACAGTGAGAGTAACTGATTCTTTTGCCGCGGCGCATAGCCTTAAGTTTGCGCAAAGCAAATGCGAGAATCTTCATGGACATAACTGGAAAGTTGAGGTATTTGTATGTGGAAAAGGTCTTGATAAAAGCGGCATGTTGATGGATTTTGACGAGCTAAAAGCGATATTAAGAGAAATTATAAGTAGACTGGATCATAAAAACCTTGATGACTTGCAGTTTTTAAGGGGGCGTAGCCCCTCCTCAGAAGTAATTGCAGAGCATATTTTTTCAGAACTGATTCCCAATATTCCTGAGAAGCTTTTAGTAAAAGAGGTAAGGGTATGGGAAAGCACAGATAGCTGTGCAAGTTATACCAGCGATAAGTAG
- a CDS encoding N-acetylmuramoyl-L-alanine amidase, whose amino-acid sequence MIKAMFRIFVSSALILSASYSAYCAPNILKNARYHSYPNKTRIVLDSKKAITYTIEKTGSGEIHIRLHNITPVNKFSQIRHFLFFPIYPHVTINDRIVKKVKLKPAYHSIDAVFKLNARNASYNIFYLKNPDRLVLDFIKVSDKQKIKIIVIDPGHGGHDSGAVRKHRRGLIFAYKIKEKDINLDIAKQVKKYLRGTDTRVILTRERDKFISLKHRVELAKKYKADIFVSIHANAAWDKKMMGIETYYPDKARNKSGSLRKESMKLAGSIHESLIRHMRSKDRGVKDTMFYVLRKAYMPAVLVEVGFISNYYEAKLLKKSSYRKKVAQVIAQGILEYKNEVEKQKGE is encoded by the coding sequence ATGATCAAAGCAATGTTTCGGATTTTTGTGTCCAGTGCATTAATACTGAGCGCAAGTTATAGCGCCTATTGCGCGCCTAACATACTCAAGAATGCGAGGTATCATTCTTATCCTAACAAGACGCGAATCGTTCTTGACTCAAAAAAGGCAATAACATATACAATTGAAAAAACAGGTTCAGGGGAAATTCATATCAGACTTCATAATATAACCCCTGTAAACAAGTTCAGCCAAATAAGACATTTCCTGTTTTTCCCTATATATCCGCATGTTACGATTAATGACCGCATTGTTAAGAAAGTAAAATTAAAGCCTGCTTATCATTCCATAGACGCTGTTTTCAAGCTTAATGCCAGAAATGCTTCATATAATATATTCTATCTTAAGAATCCTGACCGCCTTGTTCTTGACTTCATAAAAGTAAGCGATAAGCAAAAAATTAAGATAATTGTTATAGACCCGGGTCACGGAGGACATGACTCGGGGGCGGTTAGAAAACATAGAAGAGGGTTAATATTTGCATATAAGATCAAGGAAAAAGATATTAATCTGGATATCGCAAAACAGGTAAAAAAATATCTCAGGGGCACTGATACAAGGGTAATTTTAACCAGAGAAAGAGACAAGTTCATCTCTTTAAAGCATAGAGTAGAACTTGCCAAAAAGTACAAAGCCGATATTTTTGTGAGTATTCATGCAAACGCAGCATGGGACAAAAAAATGATGGGAATAGAAACATATTATCCCGACAAAGCGCGAAATAAGAGTGGTTCTCTTAGAAAAGAGAGCATGAAGCTTGCAGGGAGTATTCATGAGAGCCTTATCAGACACATGCGTTCCAAGGACAGGGGCGTGAAAGATACAATGTTCTATGTGCTTAGAAAAGCATACATGCCGGCTGTTCTTGTTGAAGTAGGGTTTATTTCCAATTATTATGAAGCTAAATTACTAAAAAAATCTTCATATAGGAAAAAAGTGGCACAGGTGATTGCACAGGGTATTCTGGAATACAAGAATGAGGTTGAAAAACAGAAGGGAGAGTGA
- a CDS encoding DUF262 domain-containing protein: protein MEKLEKIEDDLLYQVDSEKIPPEDIFAFNELRSCADLYRMHKSGRLEIQPDYQRNIVWTESDQTRFIDSLMKQLPIPSMCFSLDNKIQKWKIIDGLQRMYTIIRFLSEDEWILSKISDINQNIAGKKASEIKTKYPELYSLVENFTLPITILRCDYTKKDHEEYIFMIFHRLNAGGLKLSNQEIRNAIYSGSLNDFLKECDKNQKWKELFGAKNNKRDRFKKVELILRFFSFIDNHNNYKGRLASFLNDYMFENRYLAKQEIEKKKEIFDATIELIYYKISNKESFPKISNVVMEALMFGVAKNIKILKEQNKKTVKGYYNKLRQSTPFLEENIREGISSKVKVIERLNTAQKKFSGEK from the coding sequence TTGGAAAAATTAGAAAAAATAGAAGATGATTTGTTATATCAAGTTGATTCTGAAAAAATACCTCCGGAAGATATTTTTGCCTTTAATGAACTTCGTTCATGTGCAGATTTATATAGAATGCATAAGAGCGGAAGATTAGAGATCCAACCAGATTATCAAAGGAATATAGTTTGGACAGAATCAGATCAAACTCGTTTTATTGATTCTCTTATGAAACAATTACCAATACCGAGTATGTGTTTTAGTTTAGACAACAAAATCCAAAAATGGAAAATCATTGATGGGCTTCAGCGCATGTATACTATTATTCGTTTTCTTAGTGAAGATGAATGGATATTATCTAAAATATCGGATATAAATCAAAATATTGCCGGGAAAAAAGCTTCTGAAATTAAAACGAAGTACCCTGAATTATATAGTCTTGTAGAAAATTTTACTCTTCCAATAACTATCTTGAGATGTGATTATACTAAAAAAGATCATGAGGAATATATATTCATGATTTTCCATCGGTTGAATGCAGGAGGACTTAAGCTTAGTAACCAAGAAATAAGAAATGCAATATATAGTGGTTCGCTTAATGACTTTTTGAAAGAATGTGATAAAAACCAAAAATGGAAAGAACTTTTTGGTGCAAAAAATAATAAAAGAGATCGTTTTAAAAAAGTGGAATTAATATTAAGATTCTTTTCATTTATAGATAATCACAATAATTATAAAGGAAGACTAGCTTCTTTTTTGAATGACTATATGTTTGAAAATAGGTATTTAGCAAAACAAGAAATAGAAAAAAAGAAAGAAATTTTTGACGCTACTATAGAATTAATTTATTATAAAATTTCTAACAAAGAATCTTTCCCAAAGATTAGTAATGTAGTTATGGAAGCATTAATGTTTGGTGTTGCTAAAAATATTAAAATTTTAAAAGAGCAGAACAAAAAGACTGTTAAAGGATATTATAATAAATTAAGACAAAGCACCCCATTTTTAGAAGAAAATATTCGTGAAGGCATCTCAAGTAAAGTAAAAGTAATTGAACGATTAAATACAGCACAAAAAAAATTTTCTGGTGAAAAATAA